A window from Streptomyces subrutilus encodes these proteins:
- the coxB gene encoding cytochrome c oxidase subunit II, which produces MSPYGSDRSPRRPMRRKLLQALTAGVVLATATGCSYTWKDFPRLGMPTPVTEEAPRILSLWQGSWAAALITGILVWGLIMWSVIFHRRSRTKIEVPAQTRYNMPIEALYTVVPLIIVSVLFYFTARDESKLLSLSAKPAHTINVVGFQWSWGFNYVEDVDGDAATPKARELPQRPGAEESAARTTTVPKELDSIPDRFTKDFPAGAEGVYEKGVPGDRNPQTGNPGPTLFLPKGEKVRFILSSNDVIHSFWVVPFLFKQDVIPGHTNVFEVTPTQEGTFMGKCAELCGVDHSRMLFNVKVVSPEKYRAHLKELAAKGQTGFLPAGIKQTDPARNAETNKL; this is translated from the coding sequence GTGAGTCCCTACGGCTCCGACCGCTCGCCGCGGCGCCCGATGCGGCGGAAGCTGCTGCAGGCGCTGACTGCGGGCGTGGTCCTGGCGACCGCCACTGGTTGCTCGTATACATGGAAAGACTTCCCCCGCCTCGGAATGCCGACTCCGGTGACCGAGGAGGCTCCGCGCATCCTCTCCCTGTGGCAGGGATCCTGGGCGGCCGCGCTCATCACGGGCATCCTGGTGTGGGGCCTGATCATGTGGAGCGTCATCTTCCACCGGCGTAGCCGGACGAAGATCGAGGTCCCCGCGCAGACCCGGTACAACATGCCCATCGAGGCGCTGTACACCGTGGTCCCCCTCATCATCGTCTCCGTGCTCTTCTACTTCACGGCGCGCGACGAGTCGAAGCTGCTCTCCCTCTCCGCCAAGCCGGCCCACACGATCAACGTGGTCGGCTTCCAGTGGAGCTGGGGCTTCAACTACGTCGAGGACGTCGACGGCGACGCGGCCACCCCCAAGGCGCGGGAGCTGCCCCAGCGGCCCGGCGCGGAGGAGTCCGCCGCGCGGACGACGACGGTCCCCAAGGAGCTCGACTCCATCCCGGACCGCTTCACCAAGGACTTCCCGGCCGGCGCCGAGGGCGTCTACGAGAAGGGCGTCCCCGGCGACCGCAACCCGCAGACGGGGAACCCGGGGCCGACCCTCTTCCTGCCCAAGGGCGAGAAGGTCCGCTTCATCCTGTCGTCGAACGACGTCATCCACTCCTTCTGGGTGGTCCCGTTCCTGTTCAAGCAGGACGTCATCCCGGGCCACACCAACGTCTTCGAGGTCACTCCGACCCAAGAAGGCACCTTCATGGGCAAGTGTGCCGAGCTCTGCGGCGTCGACCACTCCCGCATGCTCTTCAACGTCAAGGTGGTTTCGCCCGAGAAGTACCGGGCGCACCTGAAGGAGCTCGCGGCGAAGGGGCAGACCGGTTTCCTCCCGGCCGGCATCAAGCAGACCGACCCGGCCCGGAACGCGGAGACGAATAAACTGTGA
- the ctaD gene encoding cytochrome c oxidase subunit I, translating into MSILNESQGAAAADSYENELPVRRKQPGNVVIKWLTTTDHKTIGTMYLVTSFVFFIIGGIMALFMRAELARPGTQIMSNEQFNQAFTMHGTIMLLMFATPLFAGFANWIMPLQIGAPDVAFPRLNMFAYWLYLFGSTIAVAGFATPNGAADFGWFAYSPLSDAVRSPGIGADMWIMGLAFSGFGTILGSVNFITTIICMRAPGMTMFRMPIFTWNVLLTGVLVLLAFPVLAAALFALEADRKFGAHVFDAANGGALLWQHLFWFFGHPEVYIIALPFFGIISEVIPVFSRKPMFGYIGLIGATIAIAGLSVTVWAHHMYVTGGVLLPFFSFMTFLIAVPTGVKFFNWIGTMWKGSLSFETPMLWAVGFLITFTFGGLTGVILASPPMDFHVSDSYFVVAHFHYVIFGTVVFAMFSGFHFWWPKFTGKMLDERLGKITFWTLFIGFHGTFLVQHWLGAEGMARRYADYLAADGFTALNTISTISSFLLGLSMLPFMYNVWKTAKYGKKVEVDDPWGYGRSLEWATSCPPPRHNFLTLPRIRSESPAFDLHHPEIAALDHLEDHSAATKAVAGGKEAGK; encoded by the coding sequence GTGAGCATCCTCAACGAATCCCAGGGTGCCGCCGCAGCTGACTCGTACGAGAACGAGCTGCCGGTGCGGCGCAAGCAGCCGGGCAACGTGGTCATCAAGTGGCTCACCACCACCGACCACAAGACCATCGGCACGATGTACCTGGTCACGTCGTTCGTGTTCTTCATCATCGGCGGGATCATGGCGCTCTTCATGCGCGCCGAGCTGGCCCGACCGGGCACGCAGATCATGTCGAACGAACAGTTCAACCAGGCGTTCACGATGCACGGCACGATCATGCTGCTGATGTTCGCGACGCCGCTGTTCGCCGGATTCGCGAACTGGATCATGCCGCTGCAGATCGGCGCGCCCGACGTGGCGTTCCCGCGGCTGAACATGTTCGCGTACTGGCTGTACCTCTTCGGCTCGACCATCGCGGTGGCCGGCTTCGCGACGCCGAACGGCGCCGCCGACTTCGGCTGGTTCGCCTACTCCCCGCTGTCGGACGCGGTCCGCTCGCCGGGCATCGGCGCCGACATGTGGATCATGGGTCTGGCCTTCTCGGGCTTCGGCACGATCCTCGGTTCGGTCAACTTCATCACCACGATCATCTGCATGCGCGCGCCCGGCATGACGATGTTCCGCATGCCGATCTTCACCTGGAACGTCCTGCTGACCGGTGTCCTGGTCCTGCTGGCCTTCCCGGTCCTCGCCGCCGCGCTGTTCGCGCTGGAGGCCGACCGCAAGTTCGGTGCGCACGTGTTCGATGCGGCGAACGGCGGAGCCCTACTCTGGCAACACCTCTTCTGGTTCTTCGGCCATCCAGAGGTGTACATCATCGCGTTGCCCTTCTTCGGGATCATTTCCGAGGTCATCCCGGTCTTCTCCCGCAAGCCGATGTTCGGCTACATCGGTCTGATCGGTGCGACGATCGCCATCGCCGGCCTCTCGGTGACCGTGTGGGCCCACCACATGTACGTCACCGGCGGTGTGCTGCTGCCGTTCTTCTCCTTCATGACCTTCCTGATCGCGGTACCGACCGGTGTGAAGTTCTTCAACTGGATCGGCACCATGTGGAAGGGCTCACTGTCCTTCGAGACCCCGATGCTCTGGGCCGTCGGCTTCCTGATCACCTTCACCTTCGGTGGTCTGACCGGCGTCATCCTGGCCTCGCCCCCGATGGACTTCCACGTCTCCGACTCGTACTTCGTCGTCGCGCACTTCCACTACGTCATCTTCGGCACCGTGGTCTTCGCGATGTTCTCCGGCTTCCACTTCTGGTGGCCGAAGTTCACGGGCAAGATGCTGGACGAGCGCCTCGGCAAGATCACCTTCTGGACGCTGTTCATCGGCTTCCACGGCACCTTCCTGGTGCAGCACTGGCTGGGCGCCGAGGGCATGGCGCGCCGGTACGCGGACTACCTCGCCGCCGACGGCTTCACCGCGCTGAACACGATCTCCACGATCAGTTCGTTCCTGCTCGGCCTGTCGATGCTGCCCTTCATGTACAACGTCTGGAAGACGGCGAAGTACGGCAAGAAGGTCGAGGTCGACGACCCGTGGGGTTACGGCCGCTCGCTGGAGTGGGCGACCTCCTGCCCGCCGCCGCGGCACAACTTCCTCACCCTGCCGCGGATCCGTTCCGAGTCCCCGGCGTTCGACCTGCACCACCCGGAGATCGCGGCCCTCGACCACCTCGAGGACCACAGCGCCGCCACCAAGGCCGTCGCAGGTGGCAAGGAGGCCGGCAAGTGA
- a CDS encoding cytochrome c oxidase subunit 4, giving the protein MKIQGKMFLWLSFFILIMAVVYGVWSKEPVGTTALFLAFGLSVMIGYYLAFTAKRVDEMAQDNLDADVADEAGELGFFAPHSWQPLSLAIGGALAFMGVIFGWWLMYFSAPVILIGLWGWVYEYYRGENQNQ; this is encoded by the coding sequence GTGAAGATCCAGGGCAAGATGTTCCTCTGGCTCTCCTTCTTCATCCTGATCATGGCCGTCGTGTACGGCGTGTGGTCGAAGGAGCCCGTAGGCACCACCGCGCTCTTCCTGGCCTTCGGCCTGAGCGTGATGATCGGCTACTACCTGGCCTTCACGGCCAAGCGCGTCGACGAGATGGCCCAGGACAACCTGGACGCCGACGTCGCCGACGAGGCCGGCGAGCTGGGCTTCTTCGCCCCGCACAGCTGGCAGCCGCTCTCCCTGGCCATCGGTGGCGCGCTCGCCTTCATGGGCGTCATCTTCGGCTGGTGGCTGATGTACTTCTCGGCTCCGGTCATCCTGATCGGCCTGTGGGGCTGGGTGTACGAGTACTACCGCGGTGAGAACCAGAACCAGTAG
- a CDS encoding L,D-transpeptidase, whose amino-acid sequence MNHSPRLWTVVGCSLLVASLGAGATACGSGDKNPLSARPYDAGEQISFNQAAGGRPVDPDKPFEVTAKAGKGRITDVMVVDTHGRRLAGELSAKGDRWHNTVPMAAGVRYAVTVHTENSEGAPGQRTAAFETTPAKGVLKVEFGPDEGKYGVGQPITAELSEPVKDKAARAVIERGLVVTAPSGVEGAWHWVDDKKLHYRPKDYWPANIEVSVQSNLEGVRVGDHLYGAAAKPLKLEIGDRVEVTTDASSHYLTFRRNGEVINTIPVTTGKPGFSTRNGVKVVLGKQYFVQMRGDTVGIGGSEYYNLPVYYATRVTWSGEYVHAAPWSVGSQGYENVSHGCTGMSTGNAAWFYENITEGDVVRVINSIGDDMDIFGNGFGDWNMDWKDWREGSALLKGTQEGRNAIDQARLRPTV is encoded by the coding sequence ATGAACCACTCACCGCGTCTTTGGACGGTTGTCGGCTGCTCCCTGCTGGTCGCGTCCCTCGGGGCCGGCGCCACCGCATGCGGGTCGGGCGACAAGAACCCACTGTCCGCCCGCCCGTACGACGCGGGCGAGCAGATCAGCTTCAACCAGGCCGCCGGCGGACGTCCCGTCGACCCCGACAAGCCCTTCGAGGTCACGGCGAAGGCGGGCAAGGGGCGCATCACCGACGTGATGGTCGTCGACACCCACGGCCGCCGCCTGGCGGGCGAGCTGTCCGCCAAGGGGGACCGCTGGCACAACACGGTCCCGATGGCCGCCGGCGTGCGCTACGCGGTCACCGTGCACACCGAGAACTCCGAGGGTGCCCCAGGGCAGCGCACAGCGGCTTTCGAGACCACCCCGGCCAAAGGCGTCCTCAAGGTGGAATTCGGCCCGGACGAAGGCAAGTACGGCGTCGGACAGCCCATCACGGCCGAACTCAGCGAACCCGTCAAGGACAAGGCCGCCCGCGCCGTCATCGAACGGGGCCTGGTCGTCACGGCCCCCTCGGGCGTCGAGGGCGCCTGGCACTGGGTCGACGACAAGAAGCTCCACTACCGGCCCAAGGACTACTGGCCGGCCAACATCGAGGTCTCCGTACAGAGCAACCTGGAGGGCGTCCGTGTCGGCGACCACCTCTACGGGGCCGCGGCCAAGCCGCTGAAGCTGGAGATCGGCGACCGCGTCGAGGTCACCACCGACGCCTCCTCGCACTACCTCACGTTCCGCCGCAACGGAGAAGTGATCAACACCATTCCGGTGACCACCGGCAAGCCCGGCTTCTCCACGCGCAACGGCGTGAAGGTGGTGCTCGGCAAGCAGTACTTCGTCCAGATGCGCGGAGACACCGTCGGCATCGGCGGCAGCGAGTACTACAACCTGCCCGTCTACTACGCCACCCGCGTCACCTGGAGCGGTGAATACGTCCACGCCGCGCCGTGGTCCGTCGGCTCCCAGGGCTACGAGAACGTCAGCCACGGGTGCACCGGCATGAGCACCGGCAACGCCGCCTGGTTCTACGAGAACATCACCGAGGGCGACGTCGTCAGGGTGATCAACAGCATCGGCGACGACATGGACATCTTCGGCAACGGCTTCGGCGACTGGAACATGGACTGGAAGGACTGGCGCGAGGGCAGCGCGCTCCTCAAGGGCACCCAGGAGGGCCGCAACGCGATCGACCAGGCCCGCCTGCGCCCGACCGTCTGA